In Euphorbia lathyris chromosome 10, ddEupLath1.1, whole genome shotgun sequence, a single genomic region encodes these proteins:
- the LOC136209320 gene encoding pentatricopeptide repeat-containing protein At3g09650, chloroplastic yields the protein MNPPLSSSYSSSPIPNLSPLISCSLSLPWSSPPSAAVATSRTSFLFRNHAAAAGNQANSTTPDLSLTASTDDQKLLFLLRQRKTGDAWTLYEQLSDLPNPTCLSRLVSQLSYQNNRLSLTRAQSILTRLRHERQLHRLDANSLGLLAVAAVKSGQLPYAVSLINSMLRSGYLPHVKAWSAVLSRLSSSPDDGPVEALKLFRSITRRLRRFSDPAIVANSRPDTGAFNNVLNACANLGDGKMFLKLFDEMPEYGVEPDILTYNIVIKLCARYDRKDLLVYVLERVIEKGIPLCMTTLHSLVAAYVGFGDLETAEAMVQAMREERRDLCKILRDSNVEDFNSSEDENENDDPIRNSNWGDEVFMGLLPNWSDSTDTEPPLLPKTYSPDSRIYTTLMKGYMNQGRVNDTIRMLEAMRHQDDESSHPDHVTYTTVISALVKVGSMDRARQVLAEMTRIGVPANRITYNILLKGYCQQLQIDEAKELLREMASGDVEIEPDVVSYNTLIDGCINIDDSTGALAFFNEMREKGIAPTKISYTTLMKAFASSGQPKLANQVFDEMIKDPRVKVDLIAWNMLVEAYCKLGYVEEAKKIILRMKENGFYPDVATYGSLANAISLARKPGEALLLWKEVKERLEAQKQGEEDSSLPRALRPDEGLLDTLADICVRAAFFKKALEIVACMEENSIPPNKTKYKKIYVEMHSRMFTSKHASQARQDRRIERKNAAEAFKFWLGLPNSYYGSEWRLSSNEDDYA from the coding sequence ATGAACCCACCTCTCTCCTCCTCATATTCTTCATCTCCAATTCCTAATCTATCCCCATTAATCTcctgctctctctctctcccttgGTCCTCGCCGCCTTCCGCCGCCGTAGCAACTTCCAGAACTTCCTTCCTATTCCGCAACCACGCCGCCGCTGCCGGAAACCAAGCTAATTCTACAACACCTGACCTCTCTCTTACTGCTTCTACTGATGACCAGAAACTATTGTTTCTCCTCCGCCAAAGAAAAACCGGCGACGCCTGGACCTTATATGAGCAATTATCTGATCTTCCAAACCCTACTTGTCTTAGCCGCTTAGTCTCTCAACTCTCCTACCAAAATAACCGTCTCAGTCTCACCCGAGCTCAGTCGATTCTCACGCGACTCCGCCATGAGCGTCAGCTTCACCGGCTTGATGCGAATTCACTTGGTCTACTCGCCGTTGCTGCTGTCAAATCTGGTCAGCTTCCTTATGCTGTTTCTCTTATTAACTCTATGTTACGCTCCGGTTATCTCCCCCATGTCAAGGCTTGGTCTGCTGTTCTCAGTCGTTTATCCTCCTCGCCGGACGATGGTCCTGTTGAAGCGCTCAAGCTCTTCAGATCAATCACACGTCGTCTACGGAGGTTCTCGGATCCGGCAATTGTGGCGAATTCGAGACCTGATACTGGTGCTTTCAATAATGTGTTGAATGCTTGTGCTAATTTGGGAGATGGAAAAATGTTCTTGAAgctgtttgatgaaatgcctgaGTATGGAGTTGAGCCTGATATTTTGACTTATAATATTGTAATTAAGCTCTGTGCTAGGTATGATCGGAAAGACTTGCTTGTGTATGTTTTAGAGAGGGTAATTGAAAAGGGTATTCCACTGTGTATGACTACTTTGCATTCTCTTGTAGCTGCCTATGTCGGATTCGGGGATCTCGAAACAGCAGAGGCAATGGTTCAAGCAATGAGGGAAGAAAGGAGAGATCTGTGTAAGATTCTTAGGGATTCAAATGTGGAGGATTTCAATTCCAGTGAAGATGAGAATGAGAATGATGATCCAATTCGGAATTCGAATTGGGGAGATGAAGTGTTTATGGGGTTGCTTCCAAATTGGAGTGACTCCACTGATACAGAACCACCATTGTTGCCCAAAACTTATTCCCCTGACTCTAGGATATACACAACCTTAATGAAGGGTTATATGAATCAAGGTCGTGTAAACGACACCATAAGAATGCTCGAAGCAATGAGGCATCAAGACGACGAATCTAGTCATCCTGACCATGTAACATACACTACAGTTATTTCAGCTTTAGTGAAGGTCGGCTCGATGGACCGTGCTCGCCAAGTACTAGCTGAGATGACAAGAATTGGTGTGCCTGCAAATAGGATTACTTATAACATTCTGCTTAAGGGTTATTGCCAGCAGCTGCAAATTGATGAGGCTAAAGAGTTGCTTAGAGAAATGGCTTCTGGTGATGTAGAAATCGAGCCTGATGTTGTTTCATATAACACATTGATTGATGGTTGTATAAACATCGATGATAGCACAGGAGCGCTCGCGTTTTTCAACGAAATGCGCGAGAAAGGAATCGCTCCTACCAAGATTAGTTACACTACCTTGATGAAAGCTTTTGCCTCATCAGGTCAACCTAAGTTAGCTAATCAGGTGTTCGATGAGATGATCAAAGATCCGCGAGTGAAAGTCGATTTGATCGCTTGGAATATGCTAGTCGAAGCGTATTGCAAACTGGGATACGTCGAGGAAGCGAAGAAAATCATCCTGAGAATGAAGGAGAATGGATTTTACCCTGATGTAGCTACTTATGGTAGTCTAGCAAATGCTATATCATTGGCTAGAAAACCAGGGGAAGCACTTCTTTTGTGGAAGGAAGTGAAGGAACGACTCGAAGCCCAAAAGCAAGGCGAGGAGGACTCGTCTCTTCCACGAGCATTGAGACCGGATGAAGGTCTGTTAGATACTCTGGCTGATATATGTGTGAGGGCAGCATTCTTCAAAAAGGCTCTGGAAATTGTTGCCTGTATGGAAGAAAATAGTATACCACCAAATAAGACTAAGTATAAGAAGATATACGTGGAGATGCATTCGAGGATGTTTACGAGTAAACACGCCTCGCAGGCGAGGCAAGATCGGAGAATAGAGAGGAAGAATGCAGCTGAGGCATTCAAATTTTGGTTAGGTTTGCCAAATTCTTACTATGGTAGTGAGTGGAGGCTATCTAGTAATGAAGATGATTATGCTTGA
- the LOC136207975 gene encoding pentatricopeptide repeat-containing protein At1g71460, chloroplastic: MENSLALPLSLHLHCFPPNPRNNTSNKKQFFKIKASMPDPYVQTRNPIKFPTLPKYQRKKRRFFKEKDAFPASLPLHTKNPGAIYKDIQNFARQNKLKEALIVMDYLDQKGIPVNATTFSALIAACIRSKSLSEAKLIHTHIHIHGLENNEFLRTKLVQMYTSCGSVEDAQKVFDECTSSSTVYPWNALLRGTVLSGRKRYFDVLSTYGEMRELGLQLNEYTFANVIKSFSGASALRQGLKTHALLIKNGLFNSSILQTSLIDMYFKCGRTMHAYKVFEEMPERDIVVWGAMIAGFSHNRFQREALDFLRLMVSEGMYPNSVIVTTILPVIGEVWARKLGQEVHGYVVKTKRYSKQLTIQSGLIDMYSKCGDIGSARRVFYTSMERNAISWTALMSGYASNGRLEQALRSVAWMQQEGFRPDVVTVATAIPICAKLKALKHGKEIHAYAVKNWFFPNVSVTTSLIKMYSTCEVLRYSVKLFDTMENRNVISWTSMIDSYVENACINEALQVFRSMQLSKHRPDTVVIARMLILCSDIKAPKLGKEIHGHALKKRFESIPFVSAELIKMYGGCGLIRSARSVFDAIPVKGSRTWTAIIEAYKYNKQWEDAIKVFQEMLSGGSSPTYFTFKVVLSICDEAGFVDDACRIFKLMTGKYKIKATGEHYSIIIGLLNRAGRIQEAERFRQKMSSAL; encoded by the coding sequence ATGGAAAATTCGCTTGCCCTACCTCTCTCTCTTCATCTGCATTGTTTCCCTCCAAATCCCCGCAACAACACCTCCAACAAGAAGCAATTCTTCAAAATCAAAGCTTCCATGCCCGATCCATATGTTCAAACTCGAAACCCCATAaaatttccaactctacccaAATATCAGCGCAAGAAACGCCGGTTTTTCAAAGAGAAAGATGCATTTCCCGCTTCATTACCATTGCACACAAAAAACCCAGGAGCCATTTACAAAGATATTCAAAACTTCGCTAGGCAAAACAAGCTCAAGGAAGCTCTTATCGTCATGGATTATCTAGATCAGAAAGGCATCCCTGTTAATGCCACCACTTTCTCTGCTCTGATTGCTGCTTGCATCCGATCCAAATCTTTATCCGAAGCCAAGCTAATTCACACCCATATTCACATCCATGGCCTTGAAAATAACGAGTTTTTGCGAACTAAACTCGTTCAAATGTATACGTCTTGTGGTTCTGTTGAAGATGCACAGAAGGTGTTCGATGAATGTACTAGTAGCAGTACAGTATATCCATGGAATGCGTTGCTTCGAGGTACTGTTTTATCTGGTAGAAAAAGATATTTTGATGTGCTTTCTACTTATGGAGAAATGCGAGAATTAGGTCTTCAATTGAATGAGTATACTTTTGCTAATGTAATCAAGAGTTTCTCCGGTGCGTCTGCTCTTAGACAAGGTTTAAAAACTCATGCCCTTTTGATTAAGAATGGATTGTTTAACAGTTCGATTTTGCAGACTAGTTTGATAGATATGTACTTCAAATGTGGCAGAACTATGCACGCTTATAAGGTGTTTGAAGAAATGCCTGAGAGAGATATTGTCGTGTGGGGTGCTATGATTGCAGGTTTTTCACATAATAGATTTCAAAGAGAAGCATTGGACTTTTTGAGATTGATGGTAAGTGAAGGTATGTATCCGAATTCGGTCATAGTAACCACTATTCTTCCTGTGATAGGAGAGGTATGGGCAAGGAAATTAGGGCAGGAAGTTCATGGATATGTCGTAAAAACGAAACGTTATTCGAAGCAATTAACGATTCAATCTGGATTGATTGATATGTATTCCAAATGTGGAGACATTGGTTCGGCTCGACGGGTGTTTTACACATCAATGGAGAGGAATGCAATATCCTGGACTGCTTTAATGTCTGGTTATGCTTCGAACGGGAGGCTCGAGCAGGCGTTGAGATCAGTAGCTTGGATGCAACAGGAAGGGTTTAGGCCTGATGTTGTCACGGTTGCCACTGCTATTCCAATTTGTGCAAAGTTGAAAGCTTTGAAGCATGGCAAGGAAATTCATGCTTATGCAGTGAAAAACTGGTTCTTTCCTAACGTATCCGTAACAACTTCTCTGATAAAAATGTATTCAACCTGCGAGGTTTTACGTTATTCCGTTAAGTTGTTCGATACCATGGAGAACAGAAACGTGATCTCGTGGACATCAATGATTGATTCGTATGTAGAAAATGCGTGCATCAATGAAGCATTACAGGTATTCAGGTCAATGCAGTTGTCGAAGCACAGGCCGGACACTGTTGTTATAGCAAGGATGTTGATTCTTTGCAGTGACATTAAAGCTCCGAAGCTAGGGAAGGAGATACACGGGCATGCCCTGAAGAAACGTTTTGAATCGATACCTTTTGTTTCAGCAGAACTTATAAAGATGTATGGAGGGTGTGGGTTGATTCGTAGTGCAAGGTCGGTTTTCGATGCAATTCCGGTGAAGGGATCACGGACATGGACTGCCATAATAGAGGCATATAAGTATAACAAACAATGGGAAGATGCAATCAAAGTTTTCCAAGAGATGTTATCTGGAGGTTCATCTCCTACCTATTTCACATTCAAAGTTGTTCTATCAATTTGTGATGAAGCTGGATTTGTAGATGATGCTTGCAGGATATTCAAATTAATGActggaaaatataaaattaaggcTACTGGAGAACATTACTCTATCATAATTGGACTTCTTAACCGTGCCGGTCGGATTCAGGAAGCTGAAAGGTTTAGACAGAAGATGTCTTCTGCATTGTGA